Proteins found in one Actinokineospora alba genomic segment:
- a CDS encoding cold-shock protein, whose translation MAQGTVKWFNAEKGFGFIAPEDGSADVFVHYSEIQSSGFRSLEENQKVRYDVGQGAKGPQATGVTIV comes from the coding sequence ATGGCCCAGGGCACCGTCAAGTGGTTCAACGCCGAGAAGGGCTTCGGCTTCATCGCCCCCGAGGATGGATCTGCCGACGTGTTCGTGCACTACTCGGAGATCCAGTCGAGCGGATTCCGCAGCCTGGAAGAGAACCAGAAGGTGCGCTATGACGTCGGCCAGGGCGCCAAGGGCCCCCAGGCCACCGGTGTGACCATCGTCTGA
- a CDS encoding nuclear transport factor 2 family protein: MTAVIWEATTVEHPARTAALASMGAVSRKDKAGWLELFAADGVVEDPVGKSPFDPDGLGHHGHDGISAFWDKAIAAVERFEFRIADSFAAGDEVANIGTITAFLPGGMRIDTDGVFVYRVDGAGLIRSMRAFWELERAMATIRQEGP; the protein is encoded by the coding sequence GTGACCGCTGTTATCTGGGAGGCGACAACCGTCGAGCATCCCGCGCGAACCGCCGCGTTGGCGTCGATGGGCGCGGTCAGCCGCAAGGACAAAGCGGGGTGGCTGGAACTGTTCGCCGCGGACGGTGTCGTCGAGGATCCTGTCGGAAAGTCGCCTTTCGACCCCGATGGGCTTGGTCACCACGGCCACGACGGCATCTCCGCATTCTGGGACAAGGCGATCGCGGCCGTGGAGCGATTCGAGTTCCGGATCGCCGACTCGTTCGCCGCGGGCGACGAGGTGGCCAACATCGGCACCATCACGGCGTTTCTGCCCGGTGGCATGCGGATCGACACCGACGGCGTGTTCGTGTACCGGGTCGACGGTGCCGGGTTGATCCGCTCGATGCGCGCGTTCTGGGAACTGGAACGCGCGATGGCGACGATCCGACAAGAGGGACCTTGA
- a CDS encoding TIGR03619 family F420-dependent LLM class oxidoreductase encodes MKFTMSVAMSPLEQLTELARTAEECGFSSIALPDSLFYAESVAAKYPYTDDGSRFWDADTPWPDPFVAAAAMGAVTTRIRFYPQVLKLGPRNPLLLARQVGSVAVLTGDRFGLGVGLGWSPEESEWCGAPFSDRGARADEAIEILRLVLGGGMVEYPGRFYQFGKLRMSPAPAAPVPIYVGGHSPAGLRRAARLGDGWTSAMMRFDELRETVQTLRRLREEFGRAEKPFEVQAVCVDRFGLDGFRAQAEIGVTDAVTVPWMFYGAGFDAPLQAKQDGIRRFAEDVINRFREDQ; translated from the coding sequence ATGAAGTTCACGATGAGCGTGGCGATGAGCCCGCTGGAGCAGCTCACCGAGCTGGCACGAACAGCCGAAGAGTGCGGATTCAGCTCGATCGCCTTGCCGGACTCACTTTTCTACGCCGAGTCGGTGGCCGCGAAGTACCCCTACACCGATGACGGCAGTCGCTTCTGGGACGCCGACACCCCCTGGCCCGACCCCTTCGTGGCGGCTGCGGCGATGGGGGCGGTCACGACCAGGATCAGGTTCTACCCGCAGGTGCTGAAACTGGGGCCACGCAATCCGCTGCTGCTCGCCCGGCAGGTCGGCAGCGTCGCCGTGCTCACCGGCGACCGCTTCGGCCTCGGCGTGGGGCTGGGCTGGTCACCGGAGGAGTCCGAGTGGTGCGGGGCGCCGTTCTCCGACCGCGGCGCGCGCGCCGACGAGGCGATAGAGATCCTGCGGCTGGTCCTCGGGGGCGGGATGGTCGAGTACCCGGGCCGGTTCTACCAGTTCGGGAAGCTGCGGATGAGCCCCGCGCCCGCCGCGCCCGTGCCCATCTACGTGGGCGGACACTCCCCCGCGGGCCTGCGCCGCGCGGCCCGCCTCGGCGACGGCTGGACCTCGGCGATGATGCGGTTCGACGAGCTGCGCGAGACCGTCCAGACCTTGCGCCGACTACGCGAAGAGTTTGGGCGCGCCGAGAAGCCGTTCGAGGTCCAGGCGGTCTGCGTCGACCGGTTCGGCCTCGACGGGTTCCGCGCGCAGGCCGAGATCGGCGTGACCGACGCGGTGACCGTGCCGTGGATGTTCTACGGCGCCGGGTTCGACGCGCCGCTGCAAGCCAAACAGGACGGCATCCGGCGCTTCGCCGAGGACGTCATCAACCGGTTCCGGGAGGATCAGTGA